The segment AGGTCAAGTTTCCATATTTTGGTCAAATTTAGGGAAAGTGTCCCTAAAACCCAATCTTGGTTGGAGTTGTGCAAGGTCCTTAGAACCTATGGAAGAAGTGTGGGGTGTGAAACACACTTAGGAGATTATTCCTTCCATATAGGAAGTCATTGGACCACTTAGGAGTGTGAAATCAAGCTTTGGGTGTATAGACCAAGAAGTAGGCCCATTAGTACGTTTCTTGTTGACTACTTTGCATCAGTCGATATGGGAGAAGTTTAACTCAATTTTTGAGTTGGGAGTCACTGATCAAGATCAGAATCAAGATGGGCCCCAATCCTTAGAGACtgtaagagatgaagatgaggcaGTTAAATACAATGAGGAAGTAATCTtcaaggatattcaaatatctccTATTCGGAACCTGAAGAGTTCCTTTGAGGCTGAACAAGGTAATGGTGAGTCGTCTGATGATTCAGGGGAGTCGGATAATCTAGATTTTGGTAAGGGGGAAGAGGGCCCTTTTGGGTTAAATGAACTTATTGGCATTAAGGATAAGTGAAGCCTTGGACAAACTTTAACTCTTTCTTCTAAGGTAAAGAatggagagaaaaagagaaagggccCAAAATCAGCCAAGGAGAAGCTGGAGATGGCAGGTTGTGCCAAAGGGAAAAGAAAACTGAGATCAGGAAGAGGATATGCCTCTTCTTGGGGGCAATGAAGGTCCtttcgtggaatgttaggggctacaATGCCCCTGACAAAATTTGTTTGATCAAGAGATGTCTTGATCAAACTCGACCAGATATTTGTTTATTACAGGAGACTAAGCTGGATGGTGAGGATTTTGACTCTTTTTTCAAAACACTCTTTAGATGGAAAGGACATTTAGTGGTTGCAATTGGGGCTTTTGGAAGTTTAGGTTTTTTTTTGGAATGAGAACACTATTGAGATGAACATTGTGAACTAGGATGTCCATTGGTTGTGTGCTAGGGTTTTCTCAAAGTCTTTAAACTACTCCTTTTTTATCGTCAATGTGTATGGGCCTTCTAGTACTAAAGGGAAAAGGCTCCAGTGGCAAAAATTGGGGGGAGATTagttggagataagaacaatgtATTCATAattgggggtgattttaattcTATTCTCCATCCTTCAGATAAGAAGGTGGGCCTTGGATGGGCTAGATAATCTCAATAGGATTTTAATGAATTTGTGGTTGAAAATGGATTAATGGAAAAATTTTTCAAATGAGGTGATTTCACTTGGCCCAATAGGCGTGTGGGTTTTCTTAATATTTTTGAGAAGCTTGATCATTTATTTCTTAGTAGAGAGTGGGCGAAAGGAAATTGGGTTACAGAGGTAGAGATTCTTCCCATTGGTGGCTCTAATCACTATCCTATCAGCATTATTGTTTAGGAGGACAAAGCCTCGATCAAATGTCCATTCaagtttgaaaagatgtggatgaAACATGAAGGTTTGAGGGGCCCTGTTTCTCTATGGTGGTCTCAACCCCACTCTTGGTCTGGTTCAAAAGATTTCATTTTCTTTAAAAAGTTACAGTATATCAAGGAAAATATGAAGAGATGGAACAGGAAAGTTTTCAAGAATATTTTCATTGAAAGAGATAGAGTGGAATTGAATTTGGAAAACCTTCATTCCAGAATTATTGGAAATGGAATGTCTGAAATGAAATTTGAGGAGGAGAAGATGCTTAAAAAAGAGTATGCTGAAATTTTAGCTAAGGAAGAAACATATTGGAGACAAAAGTCAAGGGAGTTGTGGTTGAAAGAGGGGGATCGAAACACGATTTTTTTTCACAATTTAGTTAAAGTGAGGCGATCCCTTAACAATTTTTTTTCTATTACAAGTCAGGATGGTAAGATCTTGGAGGATCCAGAGGAGATCAACAAGGAAGCTATTGAGTATTTTTCTAATTTCCTCAAAGGGACGGACACTCAAGATGGAGATGTGAAGGAGGTTTTGTCGTTTATTCCTAAATGTATCTCGGCAAGTCAAAACAATATGCTGATGAACGTGGTCTCTTTGGAGGAAGTTAAAGCGACTCTCTTCTCAATGGGGGGGGAAAAGCTCCCAAGCCAGATGGCTTAGtgacaatttttttttagaaatacTGGAACATCTTTGCTACGAACATTTGAGACGTGGTGGAGGAATCCAGGTTTGGGAAGTATATGCCGAAGGACCTAAATAACACTTTTATTGCCCTTATTCCCCCAAAAGAGAAAATTTGCTCTTTTGATGACTTTAGACCGATTTCACTATGTAACATTATTTATAAGAGAATATCTAAAGTTATGGCTAATAGATTCAAAAGGATTTTTCCATCTATCATCTCTGAAGAACAAAGAGGCTTTTCTGCTCAGCAATCAATTGTGGAAGGAATTCTTGTAGCTCATGAAGCTATTCACTCCATTCGGTGTGATCGCATTGACCGTATGTTGGTTAAACTGGATATCAGGAAAGCATATGATGAGGTAAATAGAAGATTTCTTTTGAAGGTACTATCAGCTTTTGGTTTTTGTAGTGACTAGGTTAAATGGGTGGAAAGTTGCATTAACACCCCTAGGTTTTCAGTTTTGGTTAATGGGAGCCCTCAAGGTTTTTTTGAGTCTGGTAAAGGGCTACGACAAGGTGTCCCCCTATCACCTTTCCTATTTATTACTATGGTAGAGGTTCTTGGTCATTTGATTAGTGTTAGAAAAAGGGAAGGTGTTTGGTGAGGTGTCAGGGTAGCTAGGGGAATTGAACCAGTTTCTCATCTTTAATTCATGGATGACACTTTATTAGTGGGGGAATCATCTTTTCATGAAGCTAGAGTCATGAGAGAAATCTTATATCTTTATAGCAGGGCTTCGAGGCAATGTGTGAATTGGAGAAAATCAGAAGTTTTTTTCTTGAACACCCCGATTCAGAAGCAAGTTGAAATTGGGAGAATCCCGGGCATGAAGTCTGGTCTTCTTCCTAGTAAATACTTGGGTACCcccttatttggtgtggcttttaAATCTAGCCTTTGGAAAGATTTAGTGGATGTATGTCTaaaaaggatggatggatggaaGAGTCAATGGCTATCCTTTGTTGGGCGGATTCTAATGCTTAAATCAGTGATCTTGGCCATCCCAATCTTTTCTATGATGTTTTTAAAGATTCCCTCCAAGGTAATTAAGGTTATCAGTCAGCAGATGAGGAAATTGTTCTGGAATGGGGCTAGAGAGCAGGATAAAATTCCTCTTTTAGCTTGGGATAGTATATGCAAAGCTAAAGGGGAAGGTGGTGCAGGGTTACGTGATTGGCAGTTAACGAATGAAGCTATGGGGGCTAAGCTAGTATAGAGCATCTACTCAAATCCAAATCAGCTATGGGTGAAGCTATTGAAGGCTAAATATCTTGATTCAACTGATAATTAGAGGATCTTTATGATCAGTAATCCAGTGATGGGGTATGCAATTTGGAAGTTCACTCTTTCTTGTCGAAGTGTCATTACGAACCATACCTCATGGAAAATAGAAGATGGAGTAACTGCCAAGTTCTGGGATGATTCATGGGATGGTCTGGAGATGTTAGGAAATCAAGAAGATTTGATTGACTTGAAATTATTTTTCAGTCAGAGATGGGGGTTTAGAGTGAAAGACTATGTGGAAATGGGACAAGGCCTTTTTGGACAAGAATGGAAGTGGAAATCCTTGGAAGGGATAAATCTTACCCCAGATCAAAGAGATAAAACGTTGGCAAtcttcaatagtaggaaaatcatGTTATCCTCAAAATCGGATAAGGTGGTATGGTGTGGCTCAAAGATTGGTGCTTATTCTGTCAAACTAGGATACCAGATATTGGCTAACAAGGGAGTTAATGCAGATTGGTCATTGAGGTCATGCTGAGGTAATGCTTGCCTTCCCAAAGCGACCTTTTTTTGCCTGGCTTGCCTTTAGGGGGAGGATTTTGACAGGAGAATGGAGGAAAGGGTTGGGTTTTATGGGGCCCACAAAATATGTGTTGTGCAATAAGGATGAGGAGAGTGTGGATCACTTATTACTAAATTGTGGTTTTGCTCAACATTGTTGGTCAATGATCCAAACTAAGCTAGGGCAGTATGATCCTCTTCCTGACAACATAAGGCAGCTTCTCTTGGGGTGGTCCAGGATGAATAATTCatctttgttgtcttgtatatgggATGTATGCCCTTCTTCGGTGATGTGGGAGATTTGGAAGGAACGTAATAGATGAATTTTTCAAGACAAACATGAGCCAGTGGAAAGATTGTGCTTTCACCTTATTGAGGAGGTTTCAAGTGCGGCTGTCTCTCAGAAGATTATTCCAAATGTGGtcatgtcaaactttgatgagaaaattcaaagggcttGGCCAAGTATTAAATTGAGGCCCGTGAATGGGCTTTGTCGGGTGGATCCGAGTCTTGATAGTAAGGCAAATGTTGAATGGTGTAAACTGGAAGAAGGATGGGTtgaaattaattttgatggtgcctccaaAGGAAACCTAGGGCCATCAGGGATTGGATTTGTGGCTCGAGATTGGAAAGGAGATATTCTGGCTTTTGGAGCTCCAAGAATTGATAACAAAACTAATAATTCTGCGGAAGGAATGGTAGCTCTAATGGCAATTTGCTTCGCTAAATCCTTAGGCTTTTCCAaaattcatattgaaggtgattcattgTTAATTGTTAATGCTATTATTGTGGGTGATTGTCAGGCTTGGAACTTGAGTAAATTAATACATGTTATTAGGGATGAGTTAGCTGATCTCCAAGGTTTCAAATTGgggaactcacaatactggttcccactttttgaccaactttgacacttagatgaacattttgcaaaaaaccttcactttccgacacctataacttttaaatcgttaagaatttgaagatgatgtaaactagtgatttgtaacatcctttttgtagattctaaatatatttttttcaaatttttttgaataaaattttattgatttttccatctccctcaaaagtagttttttacaggaaacaacattttttaagagtgatgtgcatcccgaaacgtataaatttttttctataaatgataaaaacttatctcttttaaattttggtttgtaacatcaatacccagggcatgcagttggtttgatagtgatatgttgaatattttttattttattaagttttgaagtccgactaattataatctagatataggtgtacatttgaacacataacttgctctatatatatatcaaaattaagttttattttttttgttagaaagaagacatcaatacccagggcatagatatttttcagaatttttttgaattagtttgctatttttcccaatgcattgaacaaagaagttcatgttcagtgaaaaacctacattcataaaaaataaaataaaaatatattaataaacttaaatatattaaaaattatactatttggaaagcttataataaggaccaaatcctcaagaaaacaaaacttctaaatgaattcctttgacccctcaaaagctaatgtaaaattggttttttatcagcatttgatagatgcaaaggagactccattacaagtatgatttagaagtagagaggttctatccaagaaattttgatctaagagcctttgatctaactctcttcaattaattacttcaaatgggacctcttaaagcttaaataattatattttccaaaaaatgtatgatttcagcaaaaatcaggatgtaccaaaaagtgggaaccaactttgtgagttctaCTAGGTCAGCAAATGATGTGGCTGAAATTCTATCAAAATGGGTGGTTGGCTTCAACGAAATAGAATAAGCTTGTGTGGAGGATTTTTGTACAATTTTTTCCGAGGAGTTCTAAATTGGCACTCTATTTCATTATGATGCATTTATGAATTGGAAGGGGATTGTGTTTGAGTGGTGAGAGAACTCATGTGAGATGATTGATAAATTGGCGGTTGGGGGATGTGATGGCTTTCACTCCCTTTCTTCTCTTGGCATGAATTTGAGGTGGTTGGCGAGATTGGAAGCTAACTTCCCTCTTTATACTGACAAGACGCAGGCTACTTTTTTC is part of the Cryptomeria japonica chromosome 10, Sugi_1.0, whole genome shotgun sequence genome and harbors:
- the LOC131054554 gene encoding uncharacterized protein LOC131054554 — encoded protein: MWMKHEGLRGPVSLWWSQPHSWSGSKDFIFFKKLQYIKENMKRWNRKVFKNIFIERDRVELNLENLHSRIIGNGMSEMKFEEEKMLKKEYAEILAKEETYWRQKSRELWLKEGDRNTIFFHNLVKVRRSLNNFFSITSQDGKILEDPEEINKEAIEYFSNFLKGTDTQDGDVKEVLSFIPKCISASQNNMLMNVVSLEEVKATLFSMGGEKLPSQMA